A stretch of the Streptomyces venezuelae genome encodes the following:
- a CDS encoding cobyric acid synthase gives MSSGRLGGGLLVAGTTSDAGKSVVTAGICRWLARQGVKVAPFKAQNMSLNSFVTREGAEIGRAQAMQAQAARVEPTALMNPVLLKPGSDRSSQVVLLGKPVGEMSARGYHGGRQEQLLGVVTDCLEQLRGTYDAVICEGAGSPAEINLRRTDIVNMGIARAARFPVVVVGDIDRGGVFASFFGTTALLSEQDQSLIAGYLVNKFRGDVSLLEPGMEMLRSITGRATYGVLPFRHGLGIDEEDGLRVSLRGSVRESVVAPPVGEDVLRVAVCAVPLMSNFTDVDALAAEPGVVVRFVDRAEELADADLAVVPGTRGTVKALQWLRERGLADALARRAAEGRPVLGICGGFQALGERIEDEVESRAGLVDGLGLLPVRVRFAREKTLARPAGSALGEPVTGYEIHHGVAEVLGGDPFLDGCRVGAVWGTHWHGSLESDGFRRAFLREVASAAGRRFVPAPDTSFASLREEQLDLLGDLIEEHADTDALLRLIETGAPAGLPFLPPGAPALPSALPASEGAK, from the coding sequence ATGAGCAGCGGACGGCTCGGCGGGGGGCTGCTGGTCGCCGGCACCACCTCGGACGCCGGGAAGAGCGTGGTCACGGCGGGCATCTGCCGCTGGCTCGCCCGGCAGGGCGTGAAGGTGGCGCCGTTCAAGGCCCAGAACATGTCGCTGAACTCCTTCGTCACCCGGGAGGGCGCGGAGATCGGCCGGGCCCAGGCGATGCAGGCGCAGGCGGCCCGGGTGGAGCCCACGGCCCTGATGAACCCGGTGCTGCTCAAGCCCGGCAGCGACCGCAGCAGCCAGGTGGTGCTGCTGGGCAAGCCGGTCGGCGAGATGAGCGCACGCGGCTACCACGGAGGGCGGCAGGAACAGCTGCTCGGCGTGGTCACGGACTGCCTGGAGCAGCTGCGGGGCACGTATGACGCCGTGATCTGCGAGGGGGCGGGCAGTCCGGCCGAGATCAACCTGCGCCGGACCGACATCGTGAACATGGGCATCGCGCGGGCCGCGCGGTTCCCCGTGGTGGTGGTCGGCGACATCGACCGGGGCGGGGTCTTCGCGTCCTTCTTCGGCACCACCGCCCTGCTGTCGGAACAGGACCAGTCGCTGATCGCCGGCTACCTGGTGAACAAGTTCCGCGGCGACGTCTCCCTGCTGGAACCCGGCATGGAAATGCTGCGGTCGATCACCGGCCGGGCCACCTACGGCGTCCTGCCCTTCCGGCACGGGCTGGGCATCGACGAGGAGGACGGCCTGCGCGTGTCGCTGCGCGGCTCGGTCCGCGAGTCGGTGGTGGCGCCGCCGGTCGGCGAGGACGTCCTGCGGGTCGCGGTCTGCGCGGTGCCGCTGATGTCGAACTTCACGGACGTGGACGCGCTCGCCGCCGAACCGGGTGTGGTGGTGCGGTTCGTGGACCGGGCCGAGGAACTGGCCGACGCCGACCTGGCCGTCGTACCGGGCACCCGGGGCACCGTGAAGGCGCTCCAGTGGCTGCGGGAGCGGGGTCTGGCCGACGCGCTGGCCCGCCGGGCCGCCGAGGGCCGGCCGGTGCTGGGCATCTGCGGCGGCTTCCAGGCCCTGGGCGAGCGGATCGAGGACGAGGTCGAATCGCGGGCCGGCCTGGTGGACGGGCTGGGCCTGCTGCCGGTCCGGGTCCGGTTCGCCCGGGAGAAGACCCTGGCCCGGCCCGCCGGTTCGGCGCTCGGCGAACCGGTCACCGGATACGAGATCCACCACGGGGTGGCCGAGGTGCTGGGGGGCGACCCCTTCCTCGACGGCTGCCGGGTCGGCGCGGTGTGGGGCACCCACTGGCACGGCTCGCTGGAGTCGGACGGCTTCCGCCGGGCCTTCCTCCGGGAGGTCGCCTCCGCCGCGGGCCGGCGCTTCGTACCGGCCCCGGACACCTCCTTCGCCTCCCTCCGGGAGGAACAGCTGGACCTGCTGGGCGACCTGATCGAGGAGCACGCCGACACGGACGCCCTGCTGCGGCTGATCGAAACGGGTGCCCCGGCGGGCCTGCCCTTCCTGCCCCCGGGCGCGCCCGCCCTCCCCTCTGCCCTCCCCGCCTCCGAAGGAGCGAAATGA
- a CDS encoding cobalamin biosynthesis protein — protein MRADRVFAYGVTAGLIGDRILGDPRRGHPVAAFGRAAAGVERVLWRDRRSRGVVHTLVCAGGAAAVGALAARAVRSRPAAVRIALTAAATWAVVGGTSLGREARAIGGALAAGDTEVARERLPHLCGRDPQALDGQQIARAVVESVAENTSDAVVGALVWGAVAGVPGLIAFRAVNTLDAMVGHKSPRHLHYGWASARLDDLAGWPGARLTALAAVAAGPDRRGAVRAWRADAAAHPSPNAGPVEASFAGALGVRLGGTLAYGGRVEHRAVLNGDTGRPVAVADIERAVRLSRQVTWLALAACVGGRLLAARVRRGRA, from the coding sequence ATGCGTGCCGATCGCGTTTTCGCGTACGGCGTGACGGCGGGCCTGATCGGCGACCGGATCCTCGGGGATCCCCGCCGCGGGCACCCCGTCGCCGCCTTCGGACGAGCCGCCGCCGGTGTCGAACGCGTCCTCTGGCGCGACCGGCGCTCGCGGGGTGTGGTGCACACCCTGGTGTGCGCCGGAGGCGCGGCTGCCGTGGGTGCGCTGGCCGCCCGCGCCGTGCGCTCCCGCCCCGCCGCCGTCCGGATCGCCCTCACCGCCGCCGCCACCTGGGCCGTGGTCGGTGGGACCTCGCTGGGCCGGGAGGCCCGTGCCATCGGCGGCGCCCTGGCCGCCGGGGACACCGAGGTGGCCCGGGAACGCCTCCCCCACCTCTGCGGGCGCGACCCGCAGGCGCTCGACGGGCAGCAGATCGCCCGCGCCGTCGTGGAATCGGTCGCCGAGAACACCTCCGACGCGGTGGTGGGCGCCCTGGTGTGGGGTGCCGTCGCCGGAGTGCCGGGGCTGATCGCCTTCCGGGCCGTGAACACCCTGGACGCCATGGTGGGCCACAAGTCGCCGCGCCATCTGCACTACGGCTGGGCCTCCGCCCGGCTGGACGATCTGGCGGGCTGGCCGGGGGCCCGGCTGACCGCGCTGGCCGCCGTGGCCGCCGGACCGGACCGTCGGGGGGCGGTCCGGGCCTGGCGCGCCGACGCGGCAGCCCACCCCAGCCCCAACGCCGGACCGGTGGAGGCCTCCTTCGCGGGCGCCCTGGGCGTCCGGCTCGGCGGCACCCTGGCCTACGGCGGACGGGTCGAGCACCGGGCCGTGCTCAACGGGGACACCGGGCGGCCGGTGGCGGTCGCCGACATCGAACGGGCCGTACGGCTGTCCCGGCAGGTGACCTGGCTGGCCCTGGCCGCCTGCGTCGGCGGCCGGCTGCTCGCCGCACGGGTACGGAGGGGACGCGCATGA